The following proteins are co-located in the Solanum pennellii chromosome 1, SPENNV200 genome:
- the LOC107024446 gene encoding cellulose synthase-like protein D4, with the protein MASLTAAPSKKISNKESSSGQAVKFARRTSSGRYVSMSREDIDMSGELSRDYMNYTVQIPPTPDNQPMDMSIAAKAEEQYVSNSLFTGGFNSVTRAHLMDKIIESEVYHPQMAGSKGSSCSMPACDGKIMKDERGNDVIPCECRFKICRDCYMDAQKDVGLCPGCKEAYKVGDLDDEIPNFSNGALSLPAPDGSKGMIRRNQNGEFDHNKWLFETQGTYGYGNAYWPDDRDGDDGDRGGMPKTMLDTSADIPWKPLSRVLPMSHGLISPYRLLNFIRLVLLVFFLAWRIQHPNPEAMWLYVMSIICEIWFAFSWIVDQMPRMSPVNRSTDLVVLREKFEMPSPSNPLGRSDLPGVDIFVSTADPEKEPPLVTANTVLSILAADYPVEKLTCYVSDDGGTLLTFEAMAEATSFADLWVPFCRKHAIEPRNPEAYFLLKGDPTKNKKRGDFVKDRRRVKREYDEFKVRMNSLQDSIRRRSDAFNAREEMKMLKQMKENETNPAEAIKVQKAIWMADGTHWPGSWSIPSRDHRNDDHPGILQVMLKPPSSDPLMGGGDQDKLLDFSEVDIRLPMFVYVSREKRREYDHNKKAGAMNALVRASAILSNGAFILNLNYDHYIYNCLAIREGMCFMMDRGGEDICFIQFPQRFEGIDPSDRYANHNTVFFDGNMRALDGLQGPMYVGTGCMFRRFALCGFEPTKPDKTPQKDVEAEALKATEVDYDFDVNVLTKRFGNSTMLAESIPIAEFQGRPIADHPAVKFGRPPGALRTPKEPLDATNVAEAVSVISCWYEENTDWGIRMGWIYGSVMEDVVTGYRMHNLGWRSIYCITKRDAFRGSAPINLTDRLHQVLRWAIGSVEIFYSRNNAILGTRKLKFLQRIAYINVSIYPCTSIFLVVFCFLPALCLISGQFIVQNFSVAFLVYLFGLSICIIGSAILEVKWSGVSLEDWWRNEQFWVISGTSSHLAAVVLGLLKVFMGFETSFTPTSNKSVGEDVDEAYAELYMVKWTPLMIPPIVIGMVNIIAVVVAFSRAIFAIIPQWGKFIGGAFFAFWVLAHLYPFAKGLMGKRRKTPTIVFVWSGLIAITLSLLWIAFANPAAGPGAVQGVAGGGFQFP; encoded by the exons ATGGCAAGCTTAACGGCTGCACCATCGAAGAAGATAAGTAATAAGGAAAGTTCAAGTGGACAAGCAGTAAAATTTGCACGTAGAACGTCTAGTGGACGATATGTTAGCATGTCTAGAGAAGACATTGATATGTCGGGTGAATTGTCAAGAGATTACATGAATTATACTGTTCAAATCCCGCCTACGCCTGATAATCAGCCAATGGATATGTCTATTGCTGCTAAAGCAGAAGAGCAATATGTTTCTAATTCATTATTTACAGGGGGATTCAACAGTGTCACTCGCGCACATCTTATGGATAAGATCATTGAATCCGAAGTTTATCATCCTCAAATGGCTGGATCTAAAGGATCATCATGTTCCATGCCTGCTTGTGACGGAAAGATCATGAAAGATGAACGTGGTAACGATGTAATCCCATGTGAATGCAG GTTCAAAATATGTAGAGACTGTTACATGGATGCACAAAAAGACGTTGGTCTATGCCCCGGTTGCAAAGAAGCTTACAAGGTAGGGGATCTTGATGATGAGATCCCAAACTTTTCTAATGGAGCATTGTCATTACCGGCACCAGATGGTTCAAAAGGTATGATCAGGAGAAATCAAAATGGAGAGTTTGATCACAACAAATGGTTGTTCGAGACACAAGGAACTTACGGGTATGGAAATGCTTATTGGCCTGATGATAGGGATGGAGATGATGGTGATAGAGGAGGTATGCCTAAGACCATGTTGGATACATCTGCTGATATACCTTGGAAACCCCTCAGTAGGGTGTTGCCAATGTCGCATGGCCTAATTAGCCCTTATAG GTTGCTAAATTTTATTCGACTAGTACTACTAGTATTCTTCTTGGCATGGAGAATACAACATCCAAATCCGGAGGCAATGTGGTTATACGTGATGTCAATTATATGTGAAATATGGtttgcattttcatggattgtGGATCAGATGCCCAGGATGTCGCCAGTTAATCGGTCTACTGACTTAGTGGTACTACGCGAGAAGTTTGAAATGCCATCACCATCCAATCCTTTAGGTAGGTCAGATCTACCAGGAGTTGATATATTTGTATCAACGGCTGATCCAGAGAAAGAGCCGCCCCTTGTCACAGCCAACACTGTCCTATCCATCTTAGCAGCTGACTATCCCGTGGAGAAGCTAACTTGCTATGTCTCAGACGATGGCGGTACCCTTCTAACGTTTGAGGCAATGGCAGAAGCTACTAGCTTTGCTGATTTGTGGGTACCATTCTGCAGGAAACATGCTATTGAGCCTAGGAATCCTGAAGCCTATTTTCTCCTCAAGGGAGACCCTACAAAGAACAAGAAGAGAGGTGATTTCGTTAAAGATAGACGAAGGGTAAAAAGagaatatgatgaatttaaggTAAGAATGAACAGTCTGCAAGATTCGATAAGGAGGAGATCAGACGCGTTTAATGCTCGAGAAGAAATGAAGATGTTAAAGCAGATGAAAGAGAATGAGACTAATCCTGCAGAGGCAATCAAAGTGCAAAAGGCTATTTGGATGGCTGATGGAACTCACTGGCCTGGCTCATGGTCTATCCCCAGCAGGGATCATCGCAATGATGATCATCCCGGGATCCTTCAG GTAATGTTGAAACCCCCAAGTAGTGATCCCCTAATGGGAGGGGGTGATCAAGATAAGCTATTAGATTTTTCGGAGGTGGACATAAGGCTTCCAATGTTTGTGTATGTGTCGCGTGAGAAGAGACGTGAGTATGATCACAATAAAAAAGCAGGTGCCATGAATGCCCTAGTAAGAGCTTCTGCCATTTTATCTAATGGTGCATTCATACTCAACCTTAATTATGATCACTATATATACAACTGCTTAGCTATTCGTGAAGGCATGTGTTTCATGATGGACAGAGGTGGAGAAGACATATGTTTTATTCAATTCCCTCAACGTTTTGAAGGAATCGATCCCTCTGATCGTTATGCCAATCACAACACTGTGTTTTTTGATGGAAATATGCGCGCCCTTGATGGTCTGCAG ggTCCTATGTACGTTGGGACGGGCTGCATGTTTAGGCGATTTGCACTTTGTGGATTCGAGCCAACAAAACCAGATAAGACACCACAAAAAGATGTAGAGGCTGAAGCATTGAAAGCCACAGAAGTTGATTATGACTTTGATGTGAATGTACTAACTAAGAGATTTGGAAACTCCACAATGTTAGCTGAATCTATTCCAATTGCTGAGTTCCAAGGTCGTCCAATCGCTGATCACCCTGCTGTCAAGTTTGGACGACCTCCTGGTGCTCTTAGAACCCCAAAGGAACCACTTGATGCCACCAACGTTGCCGAAGCAGTCTCTGTTATATCTTGTTG GTACGAAGAAAATACAGATTGGGGTATTCGAATGGGATGGATTTATGGTTCAGTGATGGAAGATGTGGTTACTGGATACCGGATGCACAATCTTGGATGGCGTTCTATATATTGCATCACGAAACGTGATGCATTCCGTGGATCAGCTCCTATAAATCTAACAGACAGACTACATCAAGTACTCCGTTGGGCTATAGGTTCCGTTGAAATCTTTTACTCAAGAAACAATGCAATTCTTGGAACAAGAAAGCTCAAATTCCTCCAACGTATTGCTTACATTAACGTTAGCATTTATCCTTGCACATCAATTTTCCTGGTTGTTTTCTGTTTTCTCCCTGCACTCTGCCTCATATCCGGTCAATTCATAGTCCAAAATTTCAGCGTAGCGTTCCTAGTATATCTATTCGGTCTATCCATCTGTATCATTGGTTCAGCTATCTTAGAGGTGAAATGGTCAGGTGTTTCTTTAGAGGATTGGTGGAGAAATGAACAATTTTGGGTTATTTCAGGTACTAGTTCACATCTTGCTGCTGTTGTGCTAGGTTTACTTAAAGTATTCATGGGATTTGAAACATCATTTACTCCTACATCTAATAAATCTGTTGGAGAAGACGTTGATGAAGCGTATGCTGAATTGTACATGGTGAAATGGACTCCATTGATGATACCGCCTATAGTCATTGGTATGGTTAACATAATTGCAGTTGTAGTTGCATTTTCTAGAGCGATATTCGCCATTATACCTCAATGGGGAAAATTCATTGGTGGTGCATTTTTCGCCTTTTGGGTGTTGGCTCACTTGTATCCTTTTGCTAAAGGATTGATgggtaaaagaagaaaaacaccCACAATTGTGTTTGTTTGGTCAGGTCTCATTGCTATAACACTATCGTTGCTATGGATAGCTTTTGCTAATCCAGCAGCTGGTCCTGGTGCTGTACAAGGGGTTGCTGGTGGTGGATTTCAATTTCCTTGA